From the Euphorbia lathyris chromosome 6, ddEupLath1.1, whole genome shotgun sequence genome, one window contains:
- the LOC136232732 gene encoding E3 ubiquitin-protein ligase SIRP1-like, translating into MEEAMAARYWCHMCSQIVHPIMEIEMKCPTCQSGFVEEMSSDTSENQDPDLDISSDRALSLWAPILLGMMGNPRRRRRFRRMEFEEDDDENDDSERESELDREFESFMRRRRRSSATVLQLLQGIRAGMASESDNNSEGGGDRRGDIRVRDRERDRDRERVILINPLNRTIIVQGSYDSRNSQNQNHTPIGSLGDYFIGPGLDLLLQHLAENDPNRYGTPPAQKEAIEALPTVTIKDIMQCSVCLDDFEIGTESKEMPCKHKFHTGCLLPWLELHSSCPVCRFQLPAEESKSETSERSRNTTRTESDHDHTTNNHNSTTTTTTSSSSSSSSNRRSGRGNEAGEAEVRNGNGNGNGNGRRFAFPWPFNSLFPSSSGSQSGGSSTGNASGNGSHTDET; encoded by the coding sequence ATGGAGGAAGCAATGGCTGCACGGTATTGGTGCCATATGTGCTCGCAAATTGTGCATCCGATAATGGAAATCGAGATGAAATGTCCGACTTGTCAGAGTGGATTTGTAGAAGAAATGAGTAGTGACACAAGTGAAAATCAGGACCCTGATCTTGATATTAGTTCGGATCGTGCTCTCTCCCTTTGGGCGCCGATATTGCTTGGCATGATGGGAAATCCACGGAGACGTAGAAGATTCAGAAGAATGGAGTtcgaagaagatgatgatgagaatGATGACAgcgagagagaaagtgaattggACCGCGAATTTGAGTCATTCatgaggaggagaagaagaagctcGGCTACTGTATTACAATTGCTTCAAGGAATTCGAGCTGGAATGGCATCTGAATCAGACAACAACTCTGAAGGAGGAGGAGATAGGAGAGGAGATATTAGAGTTAGAGATAGGGAAAGAGATCGAGACCGAGAACGCGTGATTCTTATCAATCCTTTGAATCGAACAATTATCGTTCAAGGTTCATATGATTCAAGAAACAGTCAAAACCAGAATCACACTCCAATTGGTTCATTAGGTGATTATTTCATAGGACCTGGTCTTGATTTGTTATTGCAGCATTTAGCAGAGAATGATCCGAACAGATACGGAACTCCACCCGCACAAAAGGAGGCCATCGAGGCATTGCCTACCGTGACAATTAAAGACATTATGCAGTGTTCGGTTTGTTTGGATGATTTCGAGATAGGCACCGAGTCAAAGGAAATGCCATGTAAGCATAAGTTTCATACTGGTTGTCTATTGCCATGGTTAGAACTTCATAGTTCTTGCCCCGTTTGTCGGTTTCAATTGCCTGCTGAAGAATCGAAATCCGAGACCTCCGAGAGGTCTCGGAATACTACCAGAACAGAAAGTGATCATGATCATACTACTAATAATCATAATAgtactactactactactactagCAGTAGTAGTAGTAGCAGCAGCAACCGCAGAAGTGGAAGGGGAAATGAAGCAGGAGAAGCGGAAGTAAGAAATGGAAATGGCAACGGAAACGGAAACGGTAGAAGGTTTGCATTTCCATGGCCATTCAATAGTTTATTCCCGTCATCCTCCGGATCACAATCCGGTGGGAGCTCGACAGGGAATGCTTCGGGAAATGGTTCTCATACAGATGAGACTTGA